TATTCGGTTCTTGGCGCCAAGGGAAAAGGGGGCGCGGGCACCGTCGATGGCAGTTATTACGTCAGTCTTACCTCGGAATCCTATTACACCGATGGCGGGGAGCCGCCAGGCAAATGGTTCGGCCAGGCCGCCCGCGCACTGGGACTCGTCGGCACGGTCGATCGAGATCCGCTGCGAAATCTGCTGGCCGGCATGAGCCTCGATGGCAAGACCGAGCTGGTGAAGATTCAGCACTCCAAAACTGAAAAGCGGCGCAGCCGAGCACCGGGCTTCGATGTGACGTTCAGTGTCCCAAAATCGGTCTCCGTGGCGTTCGCGCTCTCAGGCGAAAACACACGCAAGATCATTCGCGCGGCAATTGATCGTGCAACGCTTGATGTGCTTTCGTTCGCGGAATCAACGTTACCGCTGGCACGGCGCGGCAAATGCGGAACACAGCAAGAAGCAGGCAAGCTGGTTTGTGCGCTGTTTGACCATTCAACTTCCAGGGCCGGTGATCCCCAATTGCATCGACACTGCGTGATCGTCAATCTCTGCCAGCGGCAGGATGGTACCTGGAGGACGATCAATTCCAAATTGCTGGCAAGCTGGGTAAGGACTCTCGGGCCTGCCTTCCGCCTGGCACTCGCCAAGGAATTACGAGAAAAGCTGGGCTACGAGCTATATCGACCGCTGCTGAAGAGCGGCAAGCGTTCAACCAGTTTTGAAATTCGCGGAATTTCCAAACGGGTTTGCCAGCATTGGTCGAGCCGCCGCGGGCAATTGCTCGATGTCGCCAGTGGCAAAGAGTTTGAAATCCTGGGCGGCGTGACCAGCGCTAAGGCACGCGAGCGCGCGAATCTGCTATCGCGTCAAAGTAAAGCAAAAGTTCTGCCGCTGGCCGTATTGCTGGAAGGTTGGCGTAACACCGCCCTCAGGCTTGGCATCAATCTCGATGAGATCACCAAGCTAGTCCGGCCGTTCAAAGCGCAGAATGTCGAAGCAGCTTATCGCAAGGCCTGGACTCGCGCGCTCCGGGAGCTAACTGAGCAGCATGCACACTTTAGCAACCGTGAACTGATTCAAAAGATGTGTGAGGCGCTGCAGACGACAGCCATCGGCTTGGATCAGTTATTGGCGTGGGTCGACCGAGATCTTGCGCACCACAAAGACATCGTTCAACTCAAGCAATTCGAGAACGAAGATCACTATACGACGCGTGAGATGTGGCAGCTCGAAGAAAAACTGCTCGCCGCAGCAGAACGTCTCACAAAGGCAACTGGTCCAGTGCTGGATTCCAGCTCAATTGATCTCGTGATTCGTCGCCGCAAAACTATTTCACCGGATCAGGAGAAAGCCGTTCGCGAGCTACTTGGATCTTCATCGCGATTGCGGATTCTGGCCGGCGTCGCGGGATCGGGCAAATCATTTACACTTGACGCCATGCGCTCGGGATTGCAGCTTGCCAATTATACAGTGATCGGTGGCGCCTTGGCCGGCACGGCCGCTGAAGAGCTGCAGAAAGCCTCCAAAATAAAATCACGTACGGTGGCCAGTTATCTCTGGCATCTTGATAAATCGACTCTGACCAAAGTGCGCGACCGAGTCATCCATGATGCGAAGCAACTCATTCGCGCCGCTTTCGGCAGGCCAACGGCCAAATTTAACGGAGTGAAGGTCGGTTCCAACACGGCCCTGGTCGTGGACGAAGCCGGGATGCTGGACACAAGAACGCTGTATCGCCTTATTCGCATCGCCGAACGTAAGGGATCGACTTTGATTCTCGCTGGAGACGACAAACAGCTCGCGCCGATTGAAGCCGGCGCGCCGTTTGGTTACTTGCTGAAAAAACATGGGCACTCGTTTCTTGCCGAAAACCGACGCCAGCAAGATGCCGCTGATCGCAAAGCAGTCGCCATGCTTCGCGCAGGCAAGGGGATCGAAAAAATGTTGCAAGGTTATGCCGAACGGGGCTGTCTAACAGTGGCCAAGGATAAATCATCGGCCGTCAACCAACTTGTCAAAACGTGGGCAGCCAACGGCGGAAAAAAGCGTCCCCAGGAACATGTCATCTTTACGGAGACTCGGGCTGAGGCCGAAGTGGTGAATCGCCTTTGCCAGCGCGAGCGGCTCAAATCGCTGAAAATCATGCCGTTGGTGCGTGTGCGAATCAACGGACAATCATTCCACCTCGGGGATCGAGTGAAATTCAACGAGCCCTTGGGAAAATACTCCATCCGCAACGGGTATCGCGGGAAAGTCGTGCGCATCAATCCGACCATCGGATTCTTGGGCACGATCACGATCAAGCTGGACAAACCGTTGCCGAAGCGCACCATCTTCTCCAAAACCATCGACATCGTGACGATCCCAGTCCACAAGCTGCGTGGGGGCAAAATCAGCTTGGGCTATGCGTCATCCACACACACTGGGCAAGGGCAGACCGTGAAAAACAGTTATCTGCTCTTGGGTGGCGCCATGACCTCGCGCGAAATCGCCTACGTCCAAGCGACCCGCGCCAAACATAAAACGCAGATCTTCACCGACGAATTGCACGCCGGCAAAGACCTGAAAGATCTTGCGCGCGCCGTCGAGAAATCAAAAGCCAAGAACTTGGCCCGCGACGTGGGCTTAAAGAACTCCGATCACCAGTTGGTTCAACGCCTGGAGATTGAACGCGGCCGCTCCTGAGCTCTCGGCTGAACGCCCCGCTTATATGCATTTTATGAATAACTTCTTACGCGACCTCGGCATCTCCGCTTCGGATTTAGTGCAAATGTCGACATTCCTCAATTTCGCGGCGGGCGTCGTAATTTTACTGTTCGCCTGGGGCTTTTGGCACTGGTCGCAAGACAGCAGCCGAGCACCGCCTCCCGTGCGTGGGCGCAGGTTGCAATCCACCGACGAGGCGCGGGCTGTCGCCCAACGCCGCTTAAAGCGGCACCAAACCGAGGAAGAGGAACAATCATGACCAGTGCTTTGAATATCGTCCGCTTACTCGTGATCGCCCTGGCGACGCTCTTCATGATCACCGCCATTCGTCTGTTGTTGCTGACGCACTTCGTCCAATACGCAGTGCTAGTAGTACCCATCGTACTGTGGAAAGTATCGCTGTATTTCGGCCGTGTGCTGTTGGGAAATAATCCAGACGACACCGGGGCGCAACTTTGGATCGGAGTGATGTTTATCGTGGTAGCGGTCGTGGCTCTGAATGCGGTCGGCTTTGTGCCACCTGCATTGCGCTGGCCTCGACTACCAACCATGAAAATGACCAAGCGCCGTAAGTACACTCCGACTCGGCGATCGGCGCCGCCGGTTCGGTCACGTTTCCGCGCCACCAGGAGATAATTCGATGTTTCAACGAAAGCGGCAACCCGTGAGTCAGCCTGCCGGAGACGAACCGTGCCAACTTGATGGCGATCCACTGATCCAGTGGGGTGAAGTGCCGTTGCCCGCCAGCGACGCGACTGCGGGATTCGTGGCGTTCGGCGCCCCCGGCAGTGGAAAATCCATCATGCTACAGTTGCTGGAGCAAAGCGTGCTGCCACGCATCCCGGCTGGGAACGACATGCGGGCGCTGGTTTACGATGCCAAGGGAGATGCAACTTCACGGTTGGCGGCCGTTTGTCCGCACGTCGAACGACGAAACTCCAATCCGTTTGACCAGCGCGGCTGGGCGTGGAACATGTGCGCCGATATCCGCGAGCCGCGCGTCGCCGTCGAGATTGGCTTCACATTGATTCCCGAAACGCACGAATCGCAACCGTTTTTTAGCGACGCCGCGCGCGCTTGGCTGATCGGCGTGATGTTGAGTTTTATGTTGACTGGCGCCGATTGGACATTCGGTGATTTGGTGCGCGTGCTTAAGTCAGAACGGCGGATCAAGGCCGTCTTGAAACGTCATCCCCAAACCCGCGATATCATCGAGCAATATTTTAGTCGACACGATCAGCGGCTTGTCGCCAATATTATGTCGACCGTGGCGACGAAGTTACTGCGTTTTGAACCAGTCGCCGCGGCCTGGGACACGGCCACGAATCGGTTCTCGCTCGAAGACTGGATCAAGGAAAATTGGATTCTGATTTTGGGCAACAGTGAAGCGAGCCGCATTCCGATTGACGCGATCAATCGTTGTATGTTTCGGCGCAGCGTTGATCTGCTCTTGGGTCAGTCGGAGAGTTTCACCCGGCAGACGTGGTATTTCTTGGACGAAGTGACCGAGATTGGAGGGCGGCTCCCGAATCTCGTTTCGTTGATGAAAAAAGGAAGGTCGAAAGGCGGCTGCGTGGCTATGGCAATGCAGTCAATTAGCGCCTTACGTGACCAATCGAATTACGGCCAGTATTTTGCTTCAGAAATCCTTGGCCAGATCGCGAATCGCTGGATTGGTCGCTTGGAGTGCGTCGATACCGCTGAGTTTCTGTCGCGACTGATCGGCGATCAGGAACGGACCGTCGTTCACGAGAGTTTTACCAGCGGTAAAAACGGCAATTCAACAACGACCTCCAAGCATTTGGAAACCCGGCGACTGGTGATGCCCAGCGAACTGATGTCGATCGACGAGTGCAACTACGAAAACGGCATCTCTGGGTACCACGTGATGCGCTCGATTGGCACCTTTAAGGCCAACATCCCCAGCGACCAGCTTTTCGACGAACTGCTCATACCCCGCGATGCATCGGTGCCCGACTTCGTGCCACGGCCAAGCGAAGCGCAATTCCTGCGTCCATGGACCAAAGATGACACGCGACGTTTCATCGGCCGGCGTATTCCAAAGTGTCCTAGCCGCGATCGTGACGAAGAACGACGCGACCGCCGGCGCCGTCGTCCGAAGCACAAACGCGACCGCGATACCCGAGACGATGAAAAGAAGCGTGACAATGACCGTCAAGCATGACCAACCAGTGACAGCTGGCGATCAAAACAATCGGGAGCGCCTGCGATGAAATCTCGATCATCCATCGAAACAATTTCGGCCAGTTCCGCTGCCAGTTCAGTATCGCTCATTTCCGCCGACGAGCTAGCTACAATTTTGAGCGTTTCCAAACGCACGATTTGGCGATTGCTCAGCGGTAAGAGGCTGCCTGAACCGTTGCGGATCGGCGGCAGCGTTCGCTGGCGGCGTGAGCAAATCGACCGCTGGATCGAACAAGGTTGCCCATCGGCCGCTAGTAGCGGTCCATATCACAATTTGCCCTGAATTACGAGCAAGCGGTTGTTTATGGAAACCAATCACAATTCCGTTGGAGAAAATTATGAGCGCTAATTCTCAAATCGAATGGACCGATGCAACTTGGAATCCGGTGCGTGGCTGCACAAACATCAGCCCGGGTTGCAAGCACTGTTACGCAGCAACCTTTGCCGAACGTTTTCGGGGAGTTCCAGGCCATCCCTACGAGCAGGGATTCGACCTTCGCCTGGTTCCCGAAAAACTCGCTGAGCCACTCAAATGGTCCAAAGCCAAAATGGTTTTCGTCAATTCGATGAGCGATTTGTTTCAGCAGGGTGTGCCGGACAGCTACATCCGGCAGGTCGCGGTGATAATGCAGATGGCCGATTGGCATACGTACCAGGTGTTGACTAAACGCGCCCAAAAAATGCGAGAGATGCTGCAAACGCAGCTTGGGTACGTTGCCGGACTCGACCATATCTGGTGGGGTGTCAGCGTCGAAGATCGCAAATACGGTCTGCCGAGGATCGAAGTTCTTCGCCAATCCCCGGCGGCAGTCCGATTTCTTTCCATCGAGCCACTATTGGAAGACCTGGGAACAATCGATCTGACCGGCATTCATTGGGTCATTGTCGGCGGCGAGAGCGGTCATGGTGCTCGGCCCATGGAAAAGTCCTGGGTCGTAAGCATTCAAGAGCAGTGCTGCGCCGCCGGTATTCCGTTCTTCTTCAAGCAGTGGGGCGGAGTGCATAAATCAAAAACTGGCAGATTGCTGGACGGTCAAACATTCAACGAGATGCCGGCACGAACATGCAAAAGTGCGCCGGATCGCACACAACGTGCTGTTCTACTGCGCGAAGTTGGCGGCTGGAATTTCCAGGAACATTTACCCGTGGCTTGAAAGAGGGAAGGCATTTTCTCATTGGTCGGCTTCTAGCGGGAATTCAATCATGAACGGCGAACAACGTCTAGGTGAACCACAATTGCCTTTGCTGTTGTCCATTAAACAAGCCGCTCGAACGCTGAATCTGTCGGAGCGTACTGTTTGGACACTGGTTCATACTCAGCAACTACCGCATTTGCGCATCGGTCGCCGACTGCTATTTAGCCGATCGGCTTTGGAAGCATGGATTACACGTCAA
This genomic stretch from Pirellulales bacterium harbors:
- the mobF gene encoding MobF family relaxase, whose amino-acid sequence is MASYSVLGAKGKGGAGTVDGSYYVSLTSESYYTDGGEPPGKWFGQAARALGLVGTVDRDPLRNLLAGMSLDGKTELVKIQHSKTEKRRSRAPGFDVTFSVPKSVSVAFALSGENTRKIIRAAIDRATLDVLSFAESTLPLARRGKCGTQQEAGKLVCALFDHSTSRAGDPQLHRHCVIVNLCQRQDGTWRTINSKLLASWVRTLGPAFRLALAKELREKLGYELYRPLLKSGKRSTSFEIRGISKRVCQHWSSRRGQLLDVASGKEFEILGGVTSAKARERANLLSRQSKAKVLPLAVLLEGWRNTALRLGINLDEITKLVRPFKAQNVEAAYRKAWTRALRELTEQHAHFSNRELIQKMCEALQTTAIGLDQLLAWVDRDLAHHKDIVQLKQFENEDHYTTREMWQLEEKLLAAAERLTKATGPVLDSSSIDLVIRRRKTISPDQEKAVRELLGSSSRLRILAGVAGSGKSFTLDAMRSGLQLANYTVIGGALAGTAAEELQKASKIKSRTVASYLWHLDKSTLTKVRDRVIHDAKQLIRAAFGRPTAKFNGVKVGSNTALVVDEAGMLDTRTLYRLIRIAERKGSTLILAGDDKQLAPIEAGAPFGYLLKKHGHSFLAENRRQQDAADRKAVAMLRAGKGIEKMLQGYAERGCLTVAKDKSSAVNQLVKTWAANGGKKRPQEHVIFTETRAEAEVVNRLCQRERLKSLKIMPLVRVRINGQSFHLGDRVKFNEPLGKYSIRNGYRGKVVRINPTIGFLGTITIKLDKPLPKRTIFSKTIDIVTIPVHKLRGGKISLGYASSTHTGQGQTVKNSYLLLGGAMTSREIAYVQATRAKHKTQIFTDELHAGKDLKDLARAVEKSKAKNLARDVGLKNSDHQLVQRLEIERGRS
- a CDS encoding type IV secretion system DNA-binding domain-containing protein; protein product: MFQRKRQPVSQPAGDEPCQLDGDPLIQWGEVPLPASDATAGFVAFGAPGSGKSIMLQLLEQSVLPRIPAGNDMRALVYDAKGDATSRLAAVCPHVERRNSNPFDQRGWAWNMCADIREPRVAVEIGFTLIPETHESQPFFSDAARAWLIGVMLSFMLTGADWTFGDLVRVLKSERRIKAVLKRHPQTRDIIEQYFSRHDQRLVANIMSTVATKLLRFEPVAAAWDTATNRFSLEDWIKENWILILGNSEASRIPIDAINRCMFRRSVDLLLGQSESFTRQTWYFLDEVTEIGGRLPNLVSLMKKGRSKGGCVAMAMQSISALRDQSNYGQYFASEILGQIANRWIGRLECVDTAEFLSRLIGDQERTVVHESFTSGKNGNSTTTSKHLETRRLVMPSELMSIDECNYENGISGYHVMRSIGTFKANIPSDQLFDELLIPRDASVPDFVPRPSEAQFLRPWTKDDTRRFIGRRIPKCPSRDRDEERRDRRRRRPKHKRDRDTRDDEKKRDNDRQA
- a CDS encoding helix-turn-helix domain-containing protein; the encoded protein is MKSRSSIETISASSAASSVSLISADELATILSVSKRTIWRLLSGKRLPEPLRIGGSVRWRREQIDRWIEQGCPSAASSGPYHNLP
- a CDS encoding phage Gp37/Gp68 family protein encodes the protein MSANSQIEWTDATWNPVRGCTNISPGCKHCYAATFAERFRGVPGHPYEQGFDLRLVPEKLAEPLKWSKAKMVFVNSMSDLFQQGVPDSYIRQVAVIMQMADWHTYQVLTKRAQKMREMLQTQLGYVAGLDHIWWGVSVEDRKYGLPRIEVLRQSPAAVRFLSIEPLLEDLGTIDLTGIHWVIVGGESGHGARPMEKSWVVSIQEQCCAAGIPFFFKQWGGVHKSKTGRLLDGQTFNEMPARTCKSAPDRTQRAVLLREVGGWNFQEHLPVA
- a CDS encoding helix-turn-helix domain-containing protein, which translates into the protein MNGEQRLGEPQLPLLLSIKQAARTLNLSERTVWTLVHTQQLPHLRIGRRLLFSRSALEAWITRQQTGGDPNARAIG